In Ignavibacteria bacterium, the sequence TACTGCCATTTTGCAGTCAAATACTGGATTTCTGTTGTTGCGTTATCTTCGTAAAGCTGTTTCTGCTTTTCGTAGTTCATTCTTGCAAGCTCTACCTGAGCTTCAGTCTGTTCAAGCGAAGCTAATTCAACATCTTTTTTTATCCTGGCAAGAATTTCGCCTTTTCTAACATAGCTGCCCTTATCTTTTGTAAGGTACGTTATTACCCCGCCTTCTTCAGAAGATACTTTTGCAGATGTGAACGGCTTAATAACACCTACAACCTTAAAGTTATCTGAAAAAACCTGGGGAATGACATCCTTAACTTTTACCAGCGGCAATTTTTTATCTTTAGGCTGGTCTTTGGTTTCTTCACCTGACTTTCCGCATGCAGTAAAAAACACTGCGGCAGTAATTATCAGTATTGAAGGGAGGATGATGGATCTTATTTTTTTCATGGATGGTATGTTTAAAAATTTCTCTCTCATGTTATAAATTATTTTTCCAGAAGCTGTTCAAGTTCACTCCTGGCATTCAGGTAATCATAAATAGCCTGTATATAAGCAAGCTTTACCTGGCTTAAGGCAAGCTCTGCATCTACCACATCGATCTGGTTCAGCACTCCGCTTTTATAGCTGATAAGCGCAAGGTCATAACCGCGCTGTGCCGTATTAACAATTTCTTCCTGTGATCTTATCCTGTTTTTAGCGTCTTCGATCTGTAAAATTACGCTTTGGGTCTGTGTTTTAAGCAGCTCTTTAGTTTTAATAATTGTCTCTTCAGATTTTTTGACTTCAATTATCGACTGGTCTTCTTTATATGAATTCCTGAAAAGGTTCAGGTTCCAGTTAACACCGATGCCCGCAATTATTGAATTATAGAACCTGTAGCCGCCTATTGAACGGTCATCATTCTCATTTGCCTGGCTTTGCCACTGCCCGAAAACATAGAATTTGGGCAGGTAGTTGGCATAGTCAACATCTACGAGCTGCTCATTAATTTTCTTGCTCAGCTTAAGCTGGCGTATAGCAACGTTATTTTCAGAAATTTTTCTTATCAGCTCATCTGTAGAGCCCCAAACTTCAGTACTATCATAACTAAGCTCGCCAACTACATCAATATCGCTCTCATCCTTAAGCCCGATATTATTTTTAAGGAATTTTTTCGCGATCTCAAGATTATTCTGTGATTGCGTAAGCTGCGGTTTCAGGGTTTCTACTTTAACCTTAGCGCGGATAAAGTCATATTCAAGCGCTACGCCTGCTTTATACCTGGCTTCAACCACACGCAGGTTTTCAGATGCATTATCAATACTCTGCTGGTTAAGCTTAATAACTTCTTCAAGCAGAAGAACGTTGTAAAAAGATTTTTTTACATCGGTCTTAATTTTATTTTCAACGCTTTTAACATTTTCTTCCTGTATGCGGGAATAATATTCCGCAATCCGTATTCCGTTAAAAACAGGAGTACCTAAAAAGGGAATAGGCTCGGAGACGTCAATAGTAGTTGTAATACTATTATCCGAGCCTATTTCGAAGTTTTGCCCGAAGATATTTATGGTCTGTTTACGGAATGACCTGACATACCTTGAGCTTAACGTAATTGACGGGACTAAATTTTCACTGTAAACTTCACTAACCTGTCTATCAGCTTTTAATTTATCAAGCTTTGCTATTACATAATCAGAATTGTTCCTTTTTGCCAGATTTATCGCATCATACAGTGTAAGCGTCCTTACGCTTTGGCTGTAAGCAGCAGAAACAAATACGGTAAAAAGGATCAATGCGGCTGTTATTTTTTTCATAAATTAAATTATGATTTTAATTAAAGTGTTTTTCGGTATGAAATTAATTGTGCAGAACATTTTCAAATAGTTTCTTGGTATTTGAAAATTTTTCCTTGCCCAGCTCTGTCAAAAAGCCGTTAAAGAAAATTTCCGCAGTAATTCTCATAGCTTCATGGAATGAATATTTGCTGTTGAGTACAAAATCAGCATGCGTGACTGCTTCGATGGCGCCGTTAAGAGCTGTAATTATAATATCTACCGGAACGTGCTCAACAACTTTTTCTTTTTTGCCCTGCTCCAGCAGCTTTGACATTATCTTTGTGACTTTTTCCTGCCTTACTTTGGCAAATTCCCTGCTTAAGTGCGGCGCATGAACTTCAAGATCCCTGAACCAGACCGGTGAGCAGTTCATAGACATGCTTTTTTGCTTATGAATGATCTTAAGAAACTTGGTTATCGCATCTTCATCGCTTTCGACAACTTCATCAAGAAATTCTTCCATAAGCTTCATTCTCATTCCGCATACATTTTCCAGCAGTTCTTCCTTTGAATCGAAATGCTTATAGATCGTTTTTTTGCTCATCTGGAGGTCACGGGCAATTTCATCCATAGTGGTCTTATAAAAGCCCTCTGTGATAAACTTAGCATGCGTAAAATACAGTATTTTCTCTTTTTCCGTAACTTCTGCCATTTCTTTAAATATGGAAACTATTTTCGTTTCTTAAGTTTCCAAAATAATTAACGGAAACTATTTTGTCAAGTGGTAAATTAATATTCTGAAATTTAACTGAATTTTAACATATATTTGTGTAATATTGGAAACTGAATTTCAGTTATATCAGCACTTGGATAAAAAAGAAATTAACCTGAAGAAAAAAGCTGCCTTTATATCTCTTGCAATCGGATTTCTAATGTTCTTCGGTAAAATAGGAGCTTATATATTAACCGGTTCAGCAGCAGTACTTTCAGATGCCCTTGAATCAATAGTTCATATAGTCGCGACTTCTTTCGCTTTTTACAGCCTGCATCTATCAACCAAGCCGGCTGATAAAGAGCATCCTTACGGGCATGGAAAAATTGAGTTTTTCTCCGCAGGTTTTGAAGGAGCGATGATCATTATAGCAGCAATATCTATCATCGCATACGCGGTAAGAGATATTATCACCCCGCGTGAAATCTCATCTCTTGATATCGGAGCAATTATAATTACTGCAGCCAGCGTAATTAATTTACTGCTGGGTTTATACCTTATCAGGACAGGCAGGAAAACAAAAAGCCTGATACTTATAGCAGACGGCAAACATGTTATGACCGATTCAATTACAAGCTTTGGCGCAGTAGGAGCATTAGTATTGGTTTTAATTACTGATATAAAGTTATTTGATCCTGTAATTGCGATAATACTAGCAATGAATATTTTATGGACAGGCAAACACCTTGTGCGTGAATCAATAGGCGGGCTGATGAATGAGAACGATGATAAGATTATAAGCAGTATCGGCGCAGGATTGGAATCACAGCGCAAAGAGCATCCTGACTGGATAGATGTGCACAGGCTGAGGTACTGGAAGTCCGGGGATAAGTATATGGTGGATTTTCATTTAATAGTACCCTGCTACAAATCAGTGAGTGAAGCGCATGAAACAGTTGACAGGCTTGAGCACAGGGTAATAGAAGCACTGGGCACTAAGCAGGTAGAATCTTTAATTCATTTAGACCCGTGCAATCCAAGATGCTGTTATATATGCACAATGCCTGAGTGCGGCATCCGCAAAGAGCCAAATTCAAAATACCTGAAGTGGGATTCAAAAAAGATCATATCACTTCCTACATTTGATATTGATGAAGTAAGCAGTTAAGCTTATTTTATTAAAATCATTTTTTTGGTATCGCTAAACTCTCCTGCATTAAGTGTATAAAAATATATACCGCTTGGCAGCTCTGCTGCATTGAAATCAGCTTCGTAAATTCCGGGGTTGAGGCTTTCATTAACAAGTGAGCGTACTTCCCTGCCGAGGATATCGAATATTTTAAGCGAAGTGAACACACCAT encodes:
- a CDS encoding TetR/AcrR family transcriptional regulator, yielding MAEVTEKEKILYFTHAKFITEGFYKTTMDEIARDLQMSKKTIYKHFDSKEELLENVCGMRMKLMEEFLDEVVESDEDAITKFLKIIHKQKSMSMNCSPVWFRDLEVHAPHLSREFAKVRQEKVTKIMSKLLEQGKKEKVVEHVPVDIIITALNGAIEAVTHADFVLNSKYSFHEAMRITAEIFFNGFLTELGKEKFSNTKKLFENVLHN
- a CDS encoding cation transporter, whose translation is MDKKEINLKKKAAFISLAIGFLMFFGKIGAYILTGSAAVLSDALESIVHIVATSFAFYSLHLSTKPADKEHPYGHGKIEFFSAGFEGAMIIIAAISIIAYAVRDIITPREISSLDIGAIIITAASVINLLLGLYLIRTGRKTKSLILIADGKHVMTDSITSFGAVGALVLVLITDIKLFDPVIAIILAMNILWTGKHLVRESIGGLMNENDDKIISSIGAGLESQRKEHPDWIDVHRLRYWKSGDKYMVDFHLIVPCYKSVSEAHETVDRLEHRVIEALGTKQVESLIHLDPCNPRCCYICTMPECGIRKEPNSKYLKWDSKKIISLPTFDIDEVSS
- a CDS encoding TolC family protein, with the protein product MKKITAALILFTVFVSAAYSQSVRTLTLYDAINLAKRNNSDYVIAKLDKLKADRQVSEVYSENLVPSITLSSRYVRSFRKQTINIFGQNFEIGSDNSITTTIDVSEPIPFLGTPVFNGIRIAEYYSRIQEENVKSVENKIKTDVKKSFYNVLLLEEVIKLNQQSIDNASENLRVVEARYKAGVALEYDFIRAKVKVETLKPQLTQSQNNLEIAKKFLKNNIGLKDESDIDVVGELSYDSTEVWGSTDELIRKISENNVAIRQLKLSKKINEQLVDVDYANYLPKFYVFGQWQSQANENDDRSIGGYRFYNSIIAGIGVNWNLNLFRNSYKEDQSIIEVKKSEETIIKTKELLKTQTQSVILQIEDAKNRIRSQEEIVNTAQRGYDLALISYKSGVLNQIDVVDAELALSQVKLAYIQAIYDYLNARSELEQLLEK